A single genomic interval of Paenibacillus macerans harbors:
- a CDS encoding valine--tRNA ligase produces the protein MTENQGQQSQTEMPTTYDPKSAERKWYRYWMEGGFFKAGQRQDAQPYTIVIPPPNVTGMLHIGHALDFTLQDILIRTKRMQGYDALWLPGSDHAGIATQTKVEQKLREQGVSRYDLGREKFLERVWEWKDQYAATIHEQWAKMGFSLDYSRERFTLDEGLSQAVREVFVKLYEKGLIYRGKYIINWDPAARTALSDIEVEYKEVNGHLYHLQYPLSDGSGFITVATTRPETMLGDTAVAVHPEDERYRQLVGKTLRLPIVGREIPIIADEYVEKEFGSGAVKITPAHDPNDFEVGLRHNLPQISVMDESGTMNGEAGKYQGLDRSECRKQIVKDLQELGVLVKIEDHVHQVGHSERTGAVVEPYLSTQWFVKMKPLAEAAIAAQKSGKGVNFVPDRFEKIYLHWIENVRDWCISRQLWWGHRIPAWYCEATGEMVVARSEEEARAKLGRDDLKQDEDVLDTWFSSALWPFSTLGWPDESSEDLKRYFPTDVLVTGYDIIYFWVARMIFTSLEFKGEIPFKDVLIHGLVRDSEGRKMSKSLGNGVDPLEVIEKYGADAMRYMISTSSTPGQDLRFRWERVEQARNFANKIWNASRFALMNLDGVAYEDIDISGELATADRWILHRFNETAKEITRLIDAYEFGETGRLLYNFIWDDLCDWYIEFAKLSLYGEDAAAKRKTQGVLAFVLDRTLRMIHPFMPFISEEIWQHLPHQGETITLAAWPEYDPALEAPDAVQEMNLLIDIIRAVRNIRAEVNVPMSKKIELVVKPGSSETLEVIARNEHYICRFCNASEYAASLTAAVPDKAMTAVVTGAELYLPLSGLIDIQQEIERLNKELDHLNKEVERVEKKLANEGFVSKAPAKVIEEERAKMADYAEKRGKVLARIEELKG, from the coding sequence ATGACGGAAAACCAAGGTCAACAAAGTCAAACGGAAATGCCAACGACGTACGACCCGAAATCGGCCGAACGGAAGTGGTACCGTTATTGGATGGAGGGGGGCTTTTTCAAAGCCGGCCAGCGTCAGGACGCGCAGCCGTACACGATCGTAATCCCGCCGCCAAACGTGACCGGCATGCTGCATATCGGCCATGCGCTGGATTTCACGCTGCAGGATATTTTGATCCGGACAAAACGGATGCAGGGTTATGACGCATTATGGCTGCCGGGATCGGACCATGCGGGGATCGCCACGCAAACGAAAGTGGAGCAAAAACTACGCGAGCAAGGCGTCAGCCGTTACGATTTGGGGCGCGAGAAGTTCCTGGAACGCGTCTGGGAATGGAAGGACCAATACGCCGCCACGATCCACGAGCAATGGGCGAAAATGGGCTTTTCGCTTGACTATTCGCGCGAGCGCTTTACACTGGACGAGGGGCTTTCCCAAGCAGTTCGCGAAGTGTTCGTGAAGCTGTACGAAAAAGGCTTGATCTACCGCGGCAAATATATCATCAACTGGGATCCGGCCGCGCGCACCGCGCTGTCCGACATCGAGGTTGAATATAAAGAAGTTAACGGACACCTATATCACCTGCAGTATCCGCTCAGCGACGGCAGCGGCTTCATCACCGTAGCGACTACGCGTCCGGAGACGATGCTCGGCGATACGGCCGTAGCGGTCCATCCGGAGGACGAACGGTACCGGCAGCTGGTCGGCAAAACGCTGCGCCTGCCGATCGTCGGCCGGGAAATCCCGATTATCGCGGATGAATATGTCGAGAAGGAGTTCGGCAGCGGCGCGGTTAAAATTACACCGGCGCATGACCCGAACGACTTCGAGGTAGGTCTCCGCCATAATCTGCCGCAAATAAGCGTCATGGACGAAAGCGGCACGATGAATGGGGAAGCCGGCAAATACCAGGGGCTGGACCGCAGCGAATGCCGCAAGCAAATCGTTAAGGACTTGCAGGAACTCGGCGTTCTCGTCAAAATCGAGGATCACGTGCATCAGGTCGGACACAGCGAACGTACGGGCGCGGTGGTCGAGCCGTATTTGTCGACGCAGTGGTTCGTGAAAATGAAACCTCTCGCGGAAGCGGCCATCGCCGCGCAAAAATCCGGGAAAGGCGTCAATTTCGTACCGGACCGCTTCGAAAAAATTTATTTGCACTGGATCGAAAACGTACGCGACTGGTGTATTTCCCGTCAGCTGTGGTGGGGGCACCGGATTCCGGCCTGGTACTGCGAGGCGACGGGCGAGATGGTCGTGGCCCGCAGCGAGGAGGAAGCCCGCGCCAAACTTGGCCGCGACGATCTGAAGCAGGACGAGGACGTGCTCGACACGTGGTTCAGCTCGGCCTTGTGGCCGTTTTCGACGCTGGGCTGGCCGGACGAATCCAGCGAGGACCTGAAGCGGTATTTCCCGACCGATGTGCTTGTGACCGGATACGACATCATCTATTTCTGGGTAGCGCGGATGATTTTTACGTCGCTCGAATTTAAAGGCGAAATTCCGTTTAAGGACGTGCTTATTCACGGGCTCGTGCGCGACAGCGAAGGGCGGAAAATGTCCAAATCGCTGGGCAACGGCGTCGATCCGCTCGAAGTGATCGAGAAATACGGCGCGGATGCGATGCGCTATATGATTTCGACGAGCAGCACGCCGGGGCAGGATTTGCGCTTCCGTTGGGAACGCGTCGAACAGGCGCGCAATTTCGCGAACAAAATCTGGAACGCCTCCCGGTTCGCTTTGATGAATCTGGACGGCGTGGCTTACGAAGATATCGATATCAGCGGAGAATTGGCGACGGCCGATCGCTGGATTTTGCACCGTTTCAACGAGACGGCCAAAGAGATTACCCGTTTGATCGATGCATACGAGTTCGGGGAAACCGGACGCCTGCTGTATAATTTTATTTGGGACGATCTTTGCGACTGGTACATCGAATTCGCCAAGCTGTCCCTTTACGGCGAAGATGCCGCGGCTAAGCGGAAAACGCAAGGCGTGCTGGCCTTTGTGCTGGATCGTACGCTGCGGATGATCCATCCGTTCATGCCGTTTATTTCCGAGGAAATATGGCAGCATTTGCCGCATCAAGGCGAGACGATTACGCTGGCTGCATGGCCTGAGTACGATCCGGCTCTGGAAGCTCCGGACGCCGTTCAAGAAATGAATCTGCTGATCGACATCATTCGCGCCGTGCGCAATATCCGCGCCGAAGTGAACGTGCCGATGAGCAAAAAGATCGAGCTTGTCGTTAAGCCGGGCAGTTCCGAAACGCTCGAAGTGATCGCCCGCAACGAACATTATATATGCCGGTTCTGCAACGCTTCGGAATATGCAGCGTCCTTGACCGCGGCCGTTCCGGACAAGGCGATGACCGCCGTCGTGACCGGGGCCGAGCTGTATTTGCCGCTGTCCGGGCTGATCGATATCCAGCAGGAAATCGAACGTTTGAACAAAGAGCTCGATCACCTGAACAAGGAAGTGGAACGGGTGGAGAAGAAGCTCGCCAACGAAGGGTTCGTATCCAAAGCGCCGGCAAAAGTCATCGAAGAGGAACGCGCCAAAATGGCCGATTACGCCGAAAAACGCGGCAAAGTGCTGGCCCGGATCGAGGAACTGAAGGGCTAG
- a CDS encoding LysM peptidoglycan-binding domain-containing protein produces the protein MADQSYGLRFDIYERVHLSEDVIGIEELEEIELFPKIQVIPGQDYASLRGHLLLAGLYRGGGETRSLEHWIPVEITIPLSRVNRLEDITVEIENFDVDLLSARSLNITGVLSLKGVETSSLAVEADSWKDREFTTAHVVPGVSPEEEAGGLSFAEQEEIRFEPEVPKLTEWQAFPEEALKEKRSPDEPKPKPAPEPEPEPTSLWLEEESAEPSAGPWTDKEYALPVQGILQQTEFEQFNDAWFKQEMLPFIEPESADRLSEPAKPEAAPVQAAKKEPVKSEAAKTDAAKKEAKKEPLHFEAPENELANVAASEAEPQEAAFPSFSEAVEEKAAAGPDKAAAEAVQEPENVLSESLAQAEAENSLLQHQEEKKELKIALGSKKSTEEKESEPFGLKKLISSRPQNDLQSQAAYSPAASDEAEIGDGEELLWKNLFVHGGEEQTPFRKVKLVIVQREETLDDIAERYHLSSRELQLYNRLSENHLAEGQILYIP, from the coding sequence TTGGCTGATCAATCCTATGGTCTTCGTTTCGATATTTACGAGCGCGTTCATTTATCGGAAGATGTGATCGGCATTGAAGAGCTGGAGGAAATTGAACTTTTCCCGAAAATTCAGGTCATTCCCGGACAGGACTATGCTTCATTAAGAGGTCATTTGCTACTGGCCGGTTTGTATCGGGGGGGAGGAGAGACCCGCAGCCTGGAGCATTGGATCCCCGTAGAAATTACGATTCCGCTCAGCCGGGTGAACCGGTTGGAGGATATCACGGTGGAAATTGAAAACTTCGATGTGGATCTGCTTAGCGCGCGCAGCTTGAACATTACCGGCGTCTTGTCGCTCAAGGGCGTCGAGACATCTTCGCTGGCGGTGGAAGCCGATAGCTGGAAGGATCGGGAATTTACGACCGCACACGTCGTTCCGGGCGTTAGTCCCGAGGAGGAGGCGGGCGGCCTCTCTTTTGCGGAGCAAGAAGAGATCCGTTTCGAACCCGAAGTCCCGAAACTTACGGAATGGCAGGCGTTTCCGGAGGAAGCGCTGAAAGAGAAGCGGAGCCCGGACGAGCCGAAACCGAAGCCGGCCCCCGAGCCGGAGCCGGAGCCGACCTCTCTATGGTTGGAGGAGGAAAGCGCAGAACCGTCTGCCGGGCCGTGGACGGACAAGGAATACGCCCTCCCGGTTCAAGGCATACTGCAGCAAACGGAGTTTGAGCAGTTTAATGACGCATGGTTCAAACAGGAAATGCTCCCCTTTATCGAGCCGGAATCCGCGGACCGTTTGAGCGAACCGGCGAAACCCGAAGCCGCCCCCGTCCAAGCCGCCAAAAAAGAACCGGTGAAAAGCGAAGCCGCAAAAACCGACGCCGCCAAAAAGGAAGCGAAAAAAGAACCGCTGCATTTCGAAGCGCCGGAAAACGAGCTGGCAAACGTAGCGGCAAGCGAGGCGGAACCGCAAGAAGCTGCCTTTCCTTCGTTCTCCGAAGCCGTAGAGGAAAAAGCTGCGGCCGGGCCGGATAAAGCCGCAGCCGAGGCCGTCCAGGAACCGGAAAACGTGTTGTCGGAAAGTCTGGCGCAGGCCGAAGCGGAAAATTCTTTGCTGCAGCACCAGGAGGAGAAAAAAGAACTGAAGATCGCGCTAGGCAGCAAAAAAAGCACCGAAGAAAAAGAAAGCGAGCCTTTTGGCCTCAAGAAACTGATTTCTTCGCGGCCGCAGAACGATCTGCAGTCGCAAGCGGCGTATTCCCCGGCGGCGTCTGACGAGGCGGAGATTGGCGATGGCGAGGAGCTCTTGTGGAAAAATCTTTTTGTTCACGGAGGCGAGGAACAAACCCCGTTCCGCAAGGTCAAGCTGGTGATCGTACAGCGGGAAGAAACGCTGGATGACATCGCTGAGCGCTATCACCTGAGCTCCCGCGAACTGCAGTTGTACAATCGCCTGTCCGAAAACCACTTGGCCGAAGGGCAAATTTTGTACATTCCGTAG
- a CDS encoding ABC transporter permease has protein sequence MKTSLYAAVGMYVRNLKILSRQKQLIIAPLLLPLILMYLTAVIMGAGGDQWPVGLVDEANNAESKSLVRSIEQSHSNITKYYNVVERDLEKARAKVREGRLQLLIRIPSDYAKSKDVYIETFNINSDMMKNVRLRLEHSILDELALNGGLRVVPKLITEKPHDVWRVSYIAGSCLLLSLFMGATITAGNLHAFENENRTKKEILLTPQPLWLAGLGNVAAAVTTAVICSIPSLLLAVFAFKMKIYTSPLLQVYLMMIPVMIACACAGLWLAQVLKNYRVLQPTVIVLSIATFFGTGGFIGVSVLPEASQTFARYWIVSRVFQWFNPVLHNFKAGFTAEQAVSITAVAAIGLALIPVLYRLTGKKSFSGGQ, from the coding sequence ATGAAAACTTCTTTATATGCGGCAGTCGGAATGTATGTACGTAATTTGAAGATTTTAAGCAGGCAGAAACAGCTAATCATCGCTCCTTTACTACTGCCGCTGATTTTAATGTACCTGACGGCGGTTATTATGGGAGCGGGGGGCGATCAGTGGCCTGTAGGGCTAGTCGATGAGGCCAATAACGCGGAATCGAAGTCCCTTGTGCGGAGCATCGAGCAAAGTCATTCCAATATAACGAAGTATTACAATGTGGTGGAGAGGGATTTGGAGAAAGCGAGAGCCAAAGTCAGAGAAGGACGCCTGCAACTGCTGATACGGATCCCTTCCGACTACGCGAAATCAAAAGACGTTTATATTGAGACGTTTAACATCAATAGCGATATGATGAAAAATGTACGGCTGCGATTGGAGCACAGTATTTTGGATGAGTTGGCTTTAAACGGCGGTCTCAGAGTAGTGCCGAAACTGATCACGGAAAAACCGCATGATGTTTGGAGAGTATCTTACATCGCCGGAAGCTGCCTGCTGCTTTCTCTCTTTATGGGGGCGACGATAACGGCGGGCAATCTGCATGCTTTTGAAAACGAGAACAGAACGAAGAAGGAAATCCTTCTGACCCCGCAGCCGTTATGGTTGGCTGGTCTGGGGAATGTAGCTGCGGCCGTAACCACCGCCGTTATCTGTTCGATCCCTTCCTTGTTGCTTGCGGTTTTCGCCTTTAAAATGAAAATATACACCTCGCCGCTGCTTCAGGTTTATCTGATGATGATTCCGGTGATGATCGCTTGCGCTTGCGCCGGGCTATGGTTGGCTCAGGTTTTGAAAAATTACCGGGTGCTGCAACCGACCGTCATCGTGTTGTCGATCGCAACCTTTTTCGGAACCGGAGGATTTATCGGCGTCAGCGTGCTTCCGGAAGCATCTCAAACGTTTGCCCGGTACTGGATTGTCTCGCGGGTGTTTCAATGGTTTAATCCCGTGCTTCATAACTTCAAGGCAGGATTCACGGCGGAACAGGCGGTTAGCATAACGGCCGTAGCCGCAATCGGGCTGGCCTTGATTCCCGTACTCTATAGGTTAACAGGCAAAAAGAGTTTTTCGGGCGGTCAGTGA
- a CDS encoding ABC transporter permease, giving the protein MLKGTKAIVWKDLKMTWRNPSLMVLSIIVPVVFVFLYSLITQVSATNPVVIARESEGEFSDRFVRMLTDMSSVDGPYFIVQTTDPDEAFRRYENGEAEALIEIPAAFDQDLKQRTSAPEVKLYVHNINSDATKNFQIRLSHAIYLFQQATAPEHNIEIVQQYAKFPRDVSMKLYISIGLLMFAVSYTSMVNTGMLIAREWEERTSKEIVLTSIGFLPFVLGKWITAFLQTLISVLFVLGIMSVTLSFPVTRMAPVLWFWIALLFLFGGAVGSMLGVWLRKSMPIITLSAVIGIFLYLVCGNESSIRGFAYGGPVEWLWRLSSRIPVSDVVENMRNTFLASAAAYEFKGLLFMLALTALFVFMAVFRLKRNLSYSQGQ; this is encoded by the coding sequence ATGTTGAAAGGAACCAAGGCGATCGTTTGGAAGGATCTCAAAATGACCTGGAGGAATCCTTCGTTAATGGTACTTAGCATTATCGTGCCCGTTGTATTCGTTTTTCTTTATTCGTTGATTACTCAAGTGTCCGCTACCAATCCCGTCGTGATCGCCCGGGAATCGGAAGGGGAGTTCAGCGACCGGTTTGTGCGGATGTTGACGGACATGAGTTCGGTCGACGGACCCTACTTTATTGTCCAAACGACCGACCCGGACGAAGCTTTCCGGCGGTATGAAAACGGGGAAGCGGAAGCGCTGATCGAGATCCCGGCGGCTTTTGACCAAGATCTCAAGCAGCGAACCTCGGCTCCGGAAGTTAAACTCTATGTTCATAATATCAACTCGGACGCCACCAAAAACTTTCAAATCCGGTTGTCGCACGCCATCTATCTGTTTCAACAGGCAACGGCCCCGGAACATAACATCGAGATCGTCCAGCAATACGCGAAGTTTCCCCGGGACGTGTCGATGAAACTGTACATTTCCATCGGGCTGCTCATGTTCGCCGTATCGTATACATCCATGGTCAATACCGGAATGCTCATTGCGCGGGAATGGGAGGAAAGGACGAGCAAGGAAATCGTGCTTACTTCCATCGGCTTTCTTCCTTTTGTACTGGGAAAATGGATTACCGCCTTTTTGCAGACGCTCATCAGCGTCCTGTTCGTATTGGGGATTATGAGTGTTACGCTGTCTTTTCCGGTTACCCGAATGGCCCCCGTTTTGTGGTTTTGGATTGCCCTGTTGTTCCTGTTCGGCGGAGCGGTCGGCAGTATGCTCGGGGTGTGGCTGCGCAAGTCGATGCCGATCATCACTCTGTCCGCCGTGATTGGAATTTTTCTCTATTTGGTTTGCGGCAATGAATCCTCCATTCGCGGGTTCGCTTACGGCGGACCGGTCGAATGGTTGTGGCGATTATCGAGCCGGATTCCGGTTTCCGATGTGGTGGAAAATATGCGGAATACCTTTCTTGCATCTGCGGCAGCGTATGAGTTTAAGGGTTTGCTGTTCATGCTTGCGCTCACGGCGCTGTTCGTTTTCATGGCGGTGTTCCGGTTAAAGAGAAACTTGTCTTATTCTCAAGGACAGTAG